A stretch of Heliomicrobium undosum DNA encodes these proteins:
- a CDS encoding SIR2 family protein: MEKKLNWDAGNVMKVNREVCSFESGESIEGNDYRRHIEPWLSAIFQSEHLSLLVGAGLTTAVTAMANCAATGMGRLQFECKYKENISNWADQAAGLMGRGEANFEDDLRTAIELLKGLKIAGSDDAPELEERINSILKNFITSILGTERTFIEKNDDLALSYLKSFLISFSSRTASRDRLNIFTTNYDRFIEYGCDMAGIITIDRFIGRIKPIFRTTKLELDYHYNPPGIRGEPRYVEGVARITKLHGSIDWRFENGQIIKVPIGFGQTADDTFNGPEQLVIYPNSAKDIETAFYPYAELFRDLSYAVCRPNSVLVTYGYSFGDSHINRIIQDMLTIPSTHIVIIAFDDRTKRIKQFYQKNNPAQITLLIGNHFGNLKTLVEYYLPKAAIDRISIKSQQLKEKRGDIPPRTKSDEEEAGVSEA, translated from the coding sequence ATGGAAAAAAAACTAAATTGGGATGCAGGGAACGTAATGAAAGTTAACCGAGAGGTCTGTTCCTTCGAATCGGGAGAATCCATTGAAGGCAATGATTATAGAAGGCATATCGAACCGTGGTTGTCAGCAATTTTTCAGAGCGAACATTTATCTTTATTGGTGGGTGCGGGTCTCACTACTGCCGTTACAGCGATGGCAAATTGTGCCGCGACAGGAATGGGGAGACTTCAGTTTGAATGTAAATATAAGGAGAACATTTCAAATTGGGCGGATCAGGCTGCTGGATTGATGGGACGCGGTGAAGCTAATTTTGAGGATGATCTCAGGACGGCGATTGAGCTGCTTAAGGGACTGAAAATAGCGGGAAGTGATGATGCACCGGAGCTGGAGGAAAGAATTAATTCAATTCTTAAAAATTTCATTACAAGTATACTAGGGACCGAACGTACATTTATAGAAAAAAACGATGACCTAGCACTTAGTTATTTAAAATCATTTCTAATTAGTTTCTCAAGCCGAACTGCATCACGAGACAGACTCAATATCTTCACAACCAATTATGATCGTTTTATTGAGTATGGTTGTGATATGGCTGGCATTATCACCATTGATAGATTTATTGGAAGAATCAAACCTATTTTCAGAACAACTAAATTAGAGTTAGATTATCATTATAACCCTCCGGGAATACGTGGGGAACCTCGGTATGTTGAGGGTGTAGCGAGAATTACAAAGCTGCATGGTTCAATCGATTGGAGATTCGAAAACGGTCAAATCATTAAGGTCCCGATCGGTTTTGGACAAACAGCGGACGATACCTTTAATGGTCCAGAGCAGTTGGTGATTTACCCCAATTCGGCAAAGGATATTGAAACAGCTTTTTATCCGTACGCAGAATTGTTTAGGGATCTTTCGTACGCCGTATGCAGGCCTAACTCAGTTTTGGTAACTTACGGATACAGCTTCGGTGATTCGCATATAAATCGGATTATTCAGGACATGCTTACAATTCCATCGACACACATTGTAATCATCGCTTTTGACGATCGAACTAAGCGAATAAAGCAATTTTACCAAAAAAATAATCCTGCACAGATCACCCTTCTGATCGGGAATCATTTTGGTAATTTAAAGACCTTAGTCGAATATTATCTTCCTAAAGCAGCCATAGATCGAATTTCTATAAAAAGTCAACAGCTTAAGGAGAAACGCGGAGATATCCCACCTCGCACAAAGTCAGACGAAGAGGAAGCCGGGGTGAGTGAAGCATGA
- a CDS encoding NAD(P)/FAD-dependent oxidoreductase translates to MNKYDVAIIGSGPSAIFAAYELVVTCPTARVIILEAGSDIYARKCPIAEKKSSRCVKCNPCDIMRGFGGAGAFSDGKYNFTTEFGGWLQEYLPAQDVMDLIDHVDRINLQYGAPSDLFSTEKSTIGKKALAHDLHLLHAKVRHLGTENNLQILKSLFEYLNKKVTLLFRTPVSAITPKEKGFLLDIGKPEKIECDYLIAAPGRAGSEWFAGQCKNLGLSLFNNQVDVGVRVEIPAEVFQHITDEVYEAKLVYRTKQYGDLVRTFCMNPYGYVVAENTDGIITVNGHSYRDEKLHSRNTNFALLVSNRFTEPFNEPHQYGKRIASFSNLLGGGVLVQRFGDLVKGRRTNEHRLAQSFTKPTLKAVPGDLSLVLPKRHLDNIVEMIYALDKIAPGMANNDTLLYGVEVKFYSSRLKLTNQLETQIANMFAIGDGAGVTRGLSQASASGVHVARVIAERMQQ, encoded by the coding sequence ATGAACAAGTATGATGTGGCAATCATCGGTAGCGGACCTTCCGCCATTTTCGCAGCCTACGAACTTGTCGTCACTTGTCCGACCGCCCGTGTGATCATCCTCGAAGCGGGCAGCGATATCTATGCAAGGAAATGCCCCATCGCTGAAAAAAAATCGTCCCGTTGCGTGAAGTGCAACCCCTGTGACATCATGCGGGGTTTCGGCGGCGCCGGCGCCTTCTCCGACGGCAAGTATAACTTTACCACCGAGTTCGGCGGCTGGCTCCAGGAGTACCTGCCGGCCCAGGACGTGATGGACCTCATCGATCATGTGGACCGGATCAACCTGCAGTACGGCGCGCCCTCCGATCTGTTCAGCACCGAGAAGAGCACTATCGGTAAAAAGGCCCTGGCCCATGACCTGCACCTGCTCCACGCCAAGGTGCGCCACCTGGGCACAGAGAACAACCTTCAGATCTTGAAGAGCCTCTTTGAATATCTCAACAAAAAAGTGACCCTCCTTTTCCGGACGCCCGTGTCCGCCATTACCCCGAAAGAGAAGGGCTTCCTGCTGGACATCGGCAAGCCCGAAAAGATCGAGTGCGACTACCTGATCGCCGCCCCCGGCCGGGCCGGTTCGGAGTGGTTTGCCGGCCAGTGCAAGAACCTGGGCCTGTCTCTTTTCAACAACCAGGTCGATGTGGGCGTCCGCGTTGAGATCCCCGCCGAGGTATTCCAGCACATCACCGATGAGGTCTATGAGGCCAAGCTGGTCTACCGGACCAAGCAGTACGGCGATCTGGTTCGCACCTTCTGCATGAACCCTTACGGTTATGTGGTGGCCGAAAACACCGATGGCATCATCACCGTCAACGGCCACAGCTACCGCGACGAGAAGCTGCACAGTCGCAACACCAACTTCGCCCTGCTGGTGAGCAACCGCTTCACGGAGCCCTTCAACGAACCCCACCAGTACGGCAAACGGATCGCCTCCTTCTCCAACCTGCTCGGCGGCGGCGTCCTTGTCCAGCGCTTCGGCGACCTCGTCAAAGGCCGCCGCACCAACGAACACCGCCTCGCCCAGAGCTTCACCAAACCGACCCTGAAAGCCGTCCCCGGCGATCTCAGCCTCGTCCTCCCGAAACGCCACCTGGACAACATCGTTGAGATGATCTACGCCCTCGACAAGATCGCGCCGGGCATGGCCAACAACGACACCCTGCTCTACGGCGTAGAGGTGAAGTTCTACAGCTCTCGCCTGAAGTTGACCAATCAGTTGGAGACGCAGATCGCCAACATGTTCGCCATCGGCGACGGCGCCGGCGTGACCCGCGGCCTTTCCCAGGCCAGCGCCAGCGGCGTCCATGTGGCCCGAGTGATCGCGGAACGGATGCAACAGTAA
- a CDS encoding 4Fe-4S binding protein, producing the protein MLQKYKSIAFLIPLAYLSLGLYYPLFGYVMALCMAIAIGLSTVAGRKWCGGLCPRGLLYDKFLAFNRKKPVPAWLKWKHARNIFFAVFMSVFVWRLTLTGGDVYKIGSVFVTMGIISGTIGLVLGILYKTRSWCVICPMGVMASWFGALRGRAGAMTIASDCKECRICERKCPMQIPIVSYKDTHTAPIADGACIRCGECVGACPRGVIKRSGVESSTGRPAQETI; encoded by the coding sequence GTGCTACAGAAATATAAGAGCATCGCCTTTCTCATCCCGCTGGCCTACCTCTCCCTCGGTCTCTACTATCCCCTCTTCGGCTACGTAATGGCCCTCTGCATGGCGATCGCCATCGGCCTCTCCACCGTCGCTGGGCGCAAGTGGTGCGGCGGCCTCTGCCCCCGCGGACTCCTCTACGACAAGTTCCTCGCCTTCAACCGGAAAAAACCTGTCCCTGCTTGGCTGAAATGGAAACACGCCCGCAACATCTTTTTTGCCGTCTTCATGTCCGTCTTCGTCTGGCGGCTCACCCTGACCGGTGGCGACGTCTACAAAATCGGCTCCGTCTTCGTGACCATGGGCATCATCTCAGGCACCATCGGGCTTGTCTTGGGCATCCTCTACAAAACCCGCTCCTGGTGCGTCATCTGCCCCATGGGCGTCATGGCCAGCTGGTTCGGGGCGCTCCGCGGTCGCGCCGGCGCCATGACCATTGCCTCGGATTGCAAAGAATGCCGGATCTGTGAACGCAAATGCCCCATGCAGATTCCCATCGTCAGCTACAAGGATACCCACACCGCCCCCATCGCTGATGGTGCCTGCATCCGCTGCGGCGAGTGCGTCGGCGCCTGCCCGCGCGGCGTCATCAAGCGGAGCGGCGTAGAATCGAGCACAGGCCGTCCCGCCCAGGAGACGATCTAA
- a CDS encoding radical SAM protein, which produces MRLSIEQLRQRAQGAHRIWEKCLLCGRRCQTDRRQMRGACRAGGEAVVASYGPHWGEEAPLVGNGGSGTIFFSYCNLDCVFCQNFDISVEAEGETMTPARLAEVMIGLQERGCENINLVSPTHYVPTILDALVLAVEKGLTLPIVYNTGGYDSMEVLQLLDGVVDIYLPDFKFADDDLGRRYCGVPDYGTTARQAIRAMHKQVGNPVLDDRGVAQSGLLIRHLVLPGLPENSLDVIRFIVEEVAPDAWVNLMDQYRPEHRASDFPPLNRRLSGREFWEVWEKAQEIGPQLHWLQ; this is translated from the coding sequence GTGCGCCTTTCGATTGAACAGTTACGACAGCGAGCCCAAGGAGCCCACCGCATCTGGGAGAAGTGCCTGCTTTGCGGCCGTCGCTGTCAGACAGACCGCCGGCAGATGCGAGGCGCCTGCCGCGCCGGTGGGGAGGCCGTCGTGGCCTCTTACGGACCGCACTGGGGAGAGGAGGCGCCTCTCGTCGGCAACGGCGGCTCCGGGACCATCTTTTTTTCTTACTGTAATCTCGATTGTGTCTTCTGCCAGAATTTTGACATCTCTGTCGAGGCGGAAGGGGAGACGATGACGCCGGCGCGTCTGGCCGAAGTGATGATAGGACTGCAGGAGAGGGGCTGCGAAAACATCAACCTGGTCAGCCCGACCCACTATGTGCCGACCATTCTGGATGCCCTTGTCTTGGCTGTGGAGAAGGGGTTGACCCTGCCAATCGTCTACAACACAGGCGGCTACGACAGCATGGAGGTCCTCCAACTGCTTGACGGTGTCGTCGACATCTACCTGCCGGATTTCAAATTCGCCGACGACGACCTGGGTCGCCGCTACTGCGGCGTCCCTGATTATGGGACGACGGCCCGGCAGGCGATCCGGGCGATGCACAAGCAGGTGGGAAACCCTGTGCTGGATGATCGGGGGGTGGCTCAAAGCGGCCTGCTCATCCGCCACCTCGTCTTGCCGGGTCTTCCTGAGAACAGCCTGGACGTGATCCGCTTCATCGTCGAAGAGGTGGCCCCTGATGCCTGGGTGAACCTGATGGATCAGTACCGCCCGGAACACCGGGCCTCTGACTTTCCACCTTTGAACCGGCGGTTGAGCGGTAGGGAGTTCTGGGAGGTCTGGGAAAAGGCGCAGGAGATCGGGCCGCAACTGCATTGGCTGCAATAA
- a CDS encoding chemotaxis protein CheD, whose protein sequence is MAVIKVGIADSNIAKAPDSICTLGLGSCVGVTLFDDARKIVGMVHVMLPSTELARSSTYKKAKFADSGVPELVDMLVQAGASRMRLKAKMAGGARMFSFEDSAKGIGQRNTEACKDILRKLGIPIVAEDTGGSHGRTIEAFPDTGVLEVRTVSKPVIRI, encoded by the coding sequence ATGGCAGTTATTAAAGTCGGCATCGCCGATTCCAACATCGCCAAAGCGCCCGATTCCATCTGCACGCTGGGCCTCGGTTCCTGCGTAGGGGTCACCCTCTTCGACGACGCGCGAAAAATCGTCGGCATGGTCCATGTGATGCTGCCGTCGACGGAACTGGCCCGGTCCAGCACCTACAAAAAAGCCAAGTTTGCCGACTCGGGCGTGCCGGAACTGGTCGACATGCTGGTCCAGGCCGGTGCTTCGCGAATGCGGCTGAAGGCCAAGATGGCCGGCGGCGCACGCATGTTCAGCTTTGAAGACAGCGCCAAGGGCATCGGCCAGCGCAATACGGAGGCCTGCAAGGATATCCTGCGCAAGCTCGGTATCCCCATAGTCGCCGAGGACACGGGAGGGAGCCACGGCCGGACGATTGAGGCCTTTCCTGATACGGGCGTTCTCGAGGTGAGGACGGTGTCTAAGCCGGTGATCCGGATTTGA
- a CDS encoding chemotaxis protein CheC has translation MTTEIVEVKSMQDLIRDMSDFHLDVLREVSNIGAGNAATALSRLLGKPVDMRVNRVLPMPFNDVTEYVGGAENLVSTVFSRIEGDIAGNMLFVMGAADGGALVRDVTGESGESEELSEMAQSVLQEVGNILSGSYLTALSDFTGFDLRTSVPSLCVDMAGAILSFGLMETGKSSDFAILIDAEILPGGEKGNGIAQGTTGHIFLLPDPEAFSRIFFALGVHRHGSY, from the coding sequence GTGACGACCGAGATAGTTGAGGTGAAATCCATGCAGGACCTTATCCGTGATATGAGCGACTTTCATCTCGATGTGCTGCGGGAAGTGAGCAACATCGGCGCCGGAAATGCGGCGACAGCGCTGTCGCGGCTGCTGGGCAAGCCTGTCGACATGCGCGTCAACCGGGTGCTTCCCATGCCCTTTAACGATGTGACCGAGTATGTGGGCGGCGCCGAAAACCTGGTGTCCACCGTGTTTTCCCGCATCGAAGGCGACATCGCCGGCAACATGCTCTTTGTGATGGGCGCTGCCGACGGTGGGGCGCTGGTGCGCGACGTGACCGGTGAATCAGGCGAGAGCGAGGAGCTTTCCGAGATGGCCCAGTCCGTGCTTCAGGAGGTGGGCAACATCCTCTCGGGCTCTTACCTGACGGCACTCTCTGATTTCACCGGTTTTGATCTGCGGACGAGCGTGCCCTCCCTCTGTGTCGACATGGCTGGGGCGATCCTGAGTTTTGGGCTGATGGAAACGGGAAAGAGCAGCGACTTCGCCATCCTGATCGACGCCGAGATCCTTCCCGGCGGGGAGAAGGGAAACGGAATCGCCCAGGGAACGACGGGTCACATCTTCCTGCTGCCCGACCCGGAGGCGTTCAGCAGAATCTTTTTTGCTTTGGGAGTACACCGCCATGGCAGTTATTAA